Sequence from the Methanosarcina siciliae T4/M genome:
TCTACTACAGCTTCAACTACAGCCACCAGTACTCTTTCCGATAAAGACGAACTTGCCTTTGAATTATTCGACGACTATGATTCTGAACCCTCAAGAGCCTCTCCTTCTCTTGATGAAGCTTTCGGAATTGTCACTACCGGCATAGAGCCTCTGGAAATTACCCACTCGGGAGCTACAATCACGGGATACATTGCTTCTGCCCGCAGGAGTGAGATCAGGCTCGGGACCTATGTTGTCGTGCCGTATGAGGGCGGAGAAAAACTCTTTGCAAGGGTCGGAAAACTCCAGTACAGGCAGGAGTTTGCAGTGGATGATGCAACTGAAATCCACTCAAGGCGCATGCTGAATGCCCGGGCAAATCCTGTAAACGAAGCCGATTACAAGTTCCTTGCCTGCCTTGACCCCCTCTGTATCCTGTACAGGAAAAAAGCTGAAAGTGCCCTCACACGCAGGATGGCAGACCGGATTCCCCGCCCGAACACCCCTATTCTGCCTGTTACGGACAGGCTTGAAGTCCAGACCGGGCTTAACATCCCGGAGGAGGGAGTTTTCCTGGGGCACCTCAGTGTAGGGGGAGAACTTGTAAAAACCCACTCCGAGCCCGAAACCGTTGCTTATTACCTGAGAAATGACTACTTGATGGGTGACCCTCTAATTTTCAGGCACATGCTGGTCTGCGGGAGTACCGGGACAGGAAAGACTTTCCTCTCAAAAAACATCCTGCGCCAGTTCATGACTGAAGACAACCGGTACAGGCTGCGGAACTCTCAGGACAAAGCCCGGAAAAACCCTTGCCTGGTAATCATGGACCCCCAGGACGAATACTCCCAGATTTTCGAGGATAACGAAACCCTGACCGAAGAGGATAAGTTCGGGTTTGAGTCCGAAAACGTCACTTACGGCAGGGTTCGGTCCACAAAGGCTTTTGTGGCAAAGGTCGAGGGGCAGAAGTATCCCGGAGATAAGTCAAGGGCGGAACAGGTCGAGTTTACAATTCCTTTTTCCCTTGTGGAACACAACTCCTGGCTGATTGCAGCAGCCGGGATGTCCGAACTTCAGTATATAGGGCTTGAAGTCCTTCTCGGGGACTTCTTCAAGTCAAGCGTGCCGCATACCTACCGGAACTTCATTAACCATATTGAAAATGAAGGTACGCGTTCTTATTATGTTGATAGTAACAGAATCCATGAGTCTTCATATGACGGGATAGTGCGGAGAGTAAGTAGCCGCTTTTTCTCAAAGGTGTTTGACCGGGATGCAACCCCGATCACCGATCTCCTGGACAAGATCTTCAAGTCGGGGCAGATTTCGGTTTTCCCGACAGAGTACATAAGTTCTCCAAGGATCCGGGATCTCATAGTGCTTACAATCATGAGCCTTATTGTTGACAACAAGCTCAACACCACAGGGGTTGATGCCATCAAAGAAACCCCGATTATCCTGGCACTTGATGAGGCTCACCGCTACCTTTCAAAGGCAAACGGGGAACATGCTCGCCTTATCATCTCCCGTTTCGCAGATGCGGCCCGCCAGGGCCGAAAAGAAGCGCTGGGGCTCTTTTTGATCACGCAGGATCCTCAGGATATCGATGACACGGTCATCAAGCAGATCAACACAAAGCTGATCCTTAACCTCAATAACGATGCCGCAATCTCGTCCCTGAAAGTTCCCAAAGAATACGAACGCAGGGTTCCATACCTCAAGAAAGGGCAGATGATAATTCACAGTCCTGACAACAGTGACATTGTGGAAATCCTCGGGCTTTCGAATTGCGTTGTGAGGCACCGCTAAGAAGGTTTGAAACAAAAAAATGAGAAATAAAAGCCGAAAACTAATAAAAAATGTACAATGCCTGAATATTTATGAAACTTTATTTCTCAAGAATGAGTCATTTATTTTCTCAAGAAAGGGTGATCAGCCCATGCCTGCTAGAAGTACAGGCATGGGTTTCTTCTTTTTTGCTCTTTCTTTTTATTTTTCTATGTGTTCTGTCCCTGCTTTTCAACTTAAACCAGTTCACAGAGTTCCATATTATCGAGAACTGACTTGATCTTCCAGTATACATACCTTTTATATGCATCCGGGTTAGGGATATCATAAATTACATTTGCATGAACGTTCCAGGCAACGTTTTTGACAAGCTCGCTTTCTTGCATTTCATCTATAAAATACTTGAGCTGGCTGAAGTCATCGATACTGTCTCTCCAATCTCCGGCTCTCAGTTCGCTTGCCTGATCTTCCTCTGTCATCTCCATCTTCCGCAGGGCAAAAGCATACACTTTGAGCAGGTCGATGTTTGCAGGCGAGACGTTCCTGACAATCGGAGTTCCTTTCCGCATACTTTCTTTAAGCTTATCCGTAAATGCAAAGATGTCTCCGGATTTCAGGGTGTTTTCGGCGATCTTTCCTTTTAATGTTTCAAGAGTCTGTTTCATGATATTTTACCCCTACATTCAATGGCTCACATATTGTAATTTTAATGGGTGAGTTCCAGGGATTACTTATTCACACCTAAAATAAGTAATCAGTTTCTGTATTAAAATGATTCTAAATCAATTAATTCTGAGGAGTGTTTCATTCACACTCAATACAAGATTATCTGTTTTCTGTATTAAAATCGCGCTTCATTTATAAAGATGGCACTTAATATTTAACCTTTTTAGAATGTGCTCCTTCCATATACTATTTTTTGCGCTGTGAACAGGTAAGAAAGTAAAAACTAGAGTAAGAAAGCAATTCAGAGAAAGTAAACTCTTAAACAATCTACCATGAATTCTATAAAAAAGATGAAAAAGAATGGGATAGCGCGGATTTGAACCGCAGTCCAAGCGTCCCAAACGCTCGAGGATGGACCAAGCTACCCTACTATCCCATAAGGGCTTCCTCTCAAAGGGGATTATCCTTTATATAGCTTTCGTTAGAACATGCGCATGTACCCGGGTTTTGCGGATCAAAAGTTCCGGGTTACTTACTTTATGGTATTTGTGCCGGGATCTTTCACCTCTCCGGCCTTCTCCTTTACTCCCAGCGGCGATAAATTTCGTTTTCCACTCCTAAAAGGTCAAGTGCCCTGCCAGCCATTGTGTCTATGAGATCTTCAAGGGTTTTCGGCCGCGAATAGAAGCCCGGACATGCCGGGAGAATGCTTGCGCCTGCCCGTTTAGCCTTTAGCATGTTTTCAAGGTGTATCAGGTTCAGGGGAGTTTCTCTTGTCATCAGGACCAGTTTTCTCTCTTCTTTCAGGCAGACGTCTGCAGCCCGTGTAAGCAGGGTGTCAGATATCCCGTTTGCAACCGCTCCGAGGGTTTTCATGCTGCAGGGAGCAATAACCATTCCTGTGGTTTTGTAAGAACCGCTGGCTATTGGGGCTGAAAAATCCTTCTGGGAATAATTCCAGGTCGCAAGCTTTTCCACTTCAAGGGGTAAGTAATCAGTTTCGATCTCGATTATCTGTTTTGCAGCCTCTGTCAGTACAAGATGGGTTTCGATTCCTTTTTCTTCCATCACTTCAAGTAGACGGATCCCGTACTGTACCCCCGAAGCCCCGCTTATACCTACGATTATTTCCATTACTCGCTTCTCCTTGCTGTCATGTCACTTTTTTCACAGGAGGCGATGAAACTCCCAATCATTTCCCCTGCGGCTGAGACAATCTCCTTAATCTCTTCCGGGCTGATATTATCCGCATGGATGCCGGCAACAACCACCGAAGTTTTTCCTGTTGCTCTGCTTATTCGCCTTGCACTGTCCAGGGCAAGTTGTTCTTCCCTGTGTCCGGGAAGGGTAAGCACAGAAGAGCTTGCTCTTCCGCTTTTTTCATCAAAAAGCCCTACTGCAACCGCGCCCGCATGCTCCTTTCCGCCGGTAAGGGTAAGCAGGTAGTCTTCTCCGAGCTTTTTTGCTTCGAGGATGATTTCTATCCTGCCGGCTTTCCTTGTGGTTCTGAACAAAGTTTTGCTCCGGTATCTTATATTTTTTCAAGGTCGCTCAGTTTAAACTGCTTTGTGGCTTTCTTGATGTTAAAGTATTCCTTTGCAGCCTTCCCCACGGCTTCACAGTGCTCTTTCGGGCTGTAGGCCCCCATCCTCCAGTTATCCATATGGGCTTCCTGCAGGATTGAGACGAAGTGGGAAGCTTCTTTAAGCGGTATTATCTTGTGGTCTGTTTTTATCATTGCCTTCATTTCCAGCATTTCCGGGGTTTTCGGAATATCCACAAGCACGCATTCCTGGTCTACCCCTGCAAGTTCTGCAATCTCCTTCTCGGCTCTCTCAATTTTATCCCGGTACTTGAGCACTCCTTTCCCTGCTTCCCCAAGTCCTGTATAAAGCGCCCGCTTATAGAGTTTGCGTGCGTCCAGCCGCTTGCTAAGTTCTCCCCCATGCCCGCTTGAGTTTCGCATGGCGGCTACCAGGTCTATGTCGTCCATTTGCCTGAGCCTTTTCGGGTCAAGTTCCCCGTTTTCGACCATATATTCCACGGCCCTTGAGCACATTGCTTCCGAGATCCTGGTTACGTGGTGATAGTAAACCGAGGTATTCATCCAGAACCGGGAGACCAGGAGGGATTCGGCAGCTTTCAATCCCCCGTAGTCGATAACAAGCCTGTCTTCGTAAAAATGCATCTGGTTGATCAGGCGGTTGTAGTCCACAACCCCGAAGGCAACCCCTGTATAATGGGAGTCCCGGACAAGGTAGTCCATCCTGTCCACATCGATCTCGCTGCTGAGGATCTGCCCTAATGAAGTCTCACCTTTGATATGTTTTGCAAGGTTCCCGGGGGAAATCCCGTGTTTTTTCAGGGCTTCTTTTATTTCCCCTTTCCTTACAATGTCCCTTACGTCATCATGCCTGCGCCTCGTATACTTGTCTATGATGTTCTCGGTTACGTGAGAAAATGGTCCGTGCCCCACATCGTGCAAAAGGGCGGCAGCTCTGATCTCCATTTTTTTATCTTCTTCAATAGAGTCGAGGTTTTTCATCAGCATGGTGGCAAGATGCATGGTTCCCAGGGAGTGTTCAAAGCGGTTGTGGTTTGCTCCCGGATAAACAAGGTTTGAAAAGCCAAGCTGCATGATTCTTCTCAGTCGCTGGATCTGGGGGGTAGCCAGAAGTTCCTGGACGATTTCATCCAGTTCGATGTAACCGTGTACGGGATCAAGGACTACTTTCATTGTTCTTTAGACAGATGTCATTATATATTGTTGTATCTATTACTTTGATGCTGTTACTTTGAAAGTGAAAATTGCAGGATAACCTGCTACCCGATGGCTGAATAAATCCGGAACAGGTATTATCATGATCATATTGTCAGGCGGCACCGGAACTCCCAAACTCCTTGACGGGCTCAAGGAAATCCTCCCACCGGAGGAACTGACCGTTGTTGTAAACACTGCCGAAGACCTGTGGGTTTCTGGGAACCTGATTTCTCCAGACCTTGATACGGTGCTCTATCTCTTCTCGGACCAGATCGACCGGAAGAAATGGTGGGGCATAGAAGACGATACCTTCAGGACTTACGAGCGCATGCACGAACTCGGGGTCGAAGAAAGCATGAAGCTGGGGGACAGGGATAGGGCAACCCATATTATCCGCTCAAATCTCATCAGGGGAGGCTCATCCCTTACGGAAGCAACAGTAAAGCTTTCCTCCTTCTTCGGGATCGATGCAAACATTCTGCCAATGTCCGATGACCCGGTTTCGACCTATATCGAGACTCTTCAAGGGGTTATGCATTTCCAGGACTTCTGGGTCGGAAAACACGGGAACCCCGATGTACTTGGAGTTGATATCCGGGGCGTTTCCGAAGCTTCGGTCGCTAAAAAGGTTCTGGAAGCCTTAGAGAAAGACGACAAAGTCCTCATCGGTCCGAGCAACCCCATAACCAGCATAGGGCCTATAATTTCCCTGCCGGGAATGAGAGAACTGCTGAAACGGAAAAAGGTGATTGCAGTTAGCCCCATAATAGGAAATGCTCCTGTCAGCGGTCCTGCCGGAAAGCTTATGCAGGCCTGTGGGCTTGAGGTCTCTTCCATGGGCGTTGCGGAGTACTATCAGGAATTCCTTGACGTTTTTGTCTTCGATGAAAGGGACAGGGCGGACGAATTCGCTTTTGAGAGGCTTGGGTGTCAGGCCTCCCGTGCAGATACCCTCATGACCTCCACGGAGAAAAGCAGGGAACTGGCAGAGTTCATAGTCGGGATTTTTGATACAGTCTCCTGATTTATCTAATTTATTCTCCCTTCTTTTTTCTTTTCCCTTTTATTTCTGATTTTTTTCTCCCACTTCTCTTTCATTTTCCCTTTTTTTCTTTTTTTTGTTTTCTCTTCTCTTTTTTCCCTAGTTTTTCATCTTTCTTTACTCTCATTTTTTTTTACATATGTTGTCTTCAACGCTAACAAAATTCGAAAGTTTTATGTATCACTTTTTATACTCTTTGTAACACTAAAAAACATAAATTTTGGATTTTATCTTAATTGTTAAACTCTATTCTCCTGGCAAATATTATTTTTTTGTCAGGTTAAATAGCTTAATTATAGGCAGTAGAGGAAGAATTATGTTTGGAAATAGTGGAATTGCTAATCAGAAGATCAAAACAAAAATCACGGGTTTTGTTTTGCTGACGATGCTCGTTTTATTCCTGGGTTCAATACCCGGGATGGCAGCTGCAGCTGATAACTCCGAGCTGATGGCTCAGGTTTTTGGCGCAGCCGAAGCAGATCTGGGAGTTCTCGGGTCTGAAGATACCCTTGTCATCACGGACATCGGTTCTCCTGCGGAATCTTACATTCTTCTGGATGATTTCTATTCGGAGTTTTACGGAAGGGAGTTACTGTACACAGATAACCTTCTTATAGTCCAGAACGCAAGAAATGCCCCTCTCTGGTTTGCTTTCTTTGACAAATCCAGCGGGAACTGCACTTATATCGAGGTTTCATACGGGGATGAGAATGAGATTAGTTATCAGGTAACGGAAAATATAGACTTTGATACCCTGTCCGAAAGCCAGGAGTCCATAGATGCCTGGAGTGGAAAAGTAAGCTCTAAAGTGTTTGACGGACGCGAGTTTGCCATTCTTACAATCTGCAATGCCTGGGCCACCGGAGATCTTGACTATGAACTGATGCAGTGCCTGGAACTGCACAACCATTTCTGTCCCGGAGTTTCAAGCGGCTATATACTTGCAAGCTGGATGGAAGATAATTTCCCGCTTGACGAAGGGGTAAGTTATACTGTTTTCTCCTGTCCTAACTGGTGCAAAGAAGATGTTTTCGTAAAGCGCTGGGACACCACTCCCGGAAAAGGAGGAATCTGGGTTTCTGCCCTGACGGACGAAGAAATAGAAGAAATCGGGAACTCTCCTGCCGGGATTTTTGTAGTTACGGACAAGAATGCCGGAACCATGAAAGCGGTGGCACTCGGGTTTGACTTTGATGTTGTGAATGCGGAGTGCGGGGCAAACGAGGACGACCCTTCCTGGATTTCTAAATATCTTATGGACCTCTGGCTCATGGACCGGGATAACTGGGATGAAGAAGGTCTTGTTACCGAAATTGCAGTTATTGACATTGATGGGGATACCCTGAACGAAATGAAACTGGCGGGAGTCAATCCTTATGTTGTTCTCGGCCTGCTCAACCCGGAAGGAAATGGTAATTCCTCAGCTGGGGCCGATGAGCTGATGGGTCAGGTTTTTGCCGCAGCCGAAGAAAGTCTCGGAGACCTTAGCTCTGAAGATACTTTCATACTGACGGATATCGGTTCTCCTGCAGAATCTGATCTTTTTCTGAATGACTTCTATTCGGAGTTTTACGGAAGGGATTTACAGTACACACAGAACCTGCTTGCAGTCCAGAACGCAAGAAATGCCCCTCTCTGGTTTGCTTTCTTTGACAAATCCAGCGGGGACTGCACTTATATCGAGGTTTCATACGAAGATGAGAATGAGATCAGCTATCAGGTGACCGAAAATATAGACTTTGATACCCTTTCCAAAAACAAGAAGTCCGTAAATGCCTGGAGTGAAAAGGTAAACTCAAAGGTGTTTAACGGGCGTGAATTTGCCATTCTTACAATCTGCAATGCCTGGGCCACCGGAGATCTTGACTATGAACTGATGCAGTGCCTGGGACTGCACAACCACTTCTGTCCCGGGGTTTCAAGTGGCTATGTACTTGCAAACTGGCTGGAAGATAATTACCCGCTTGAGGATGGGGTAAGTTATACGGTTTTTTCCTCCCCTCAGTGGTGTAAAGAGGACGTCTTCTTACAGCGCTGG
This genomic interval carries:
- a CDS encoding FmdE family protein; this encodes MFGNSGIANQKIKTKITGFVLLTMLVLFLGSIPGMAAAADNSELMAQVFGAAEADLGVLGSEDTLVITDIGSPAESYILLDDFYSEFYGRELLYTDNLLIVQNARNAPLWFAFFDKSSGNCTYIEVSYGDENEISYQVTENIDFDTLSESQESIDAWSGKVSSKVFDGREFAILTICNAWATGDLDYELMQCLELHNHFCPGVSSGYILASWMEDNFPLDEGVSYTVFSCPNWCKEDVFVKRWDTTPGKGGIWVSALTDEEIEEIGNSPAGIFVVTDKNAGTMKAVALGFDFDVVNAECGANEDDPSWISKYLMDLWLMDRDNWDEEGLVTEIAVIDIDGDTLNEMKLAGVNPYVVLGLLNPEGNGNSSAGADELMGQVFAAAEESLGDLSSEDTFILTDIGSPAESDLFLNDFYSEFYGRDLQYTQNLLAVQNARNAPLWFAFFDKSSGDCTYIEVSYEDENEISYQVTENIDFDTLSKNKKSVNAWSEKVNSKVFNGREFAILTICNAWATGDLDYELMQCLGLHNHFCPGVSSGYVLANWLEDNYPLEDGVSYTVFSSPQWCKEDVFLQRWDATPGTGGIWVAELTDEDIEAIDSSLAGIFVVKDNNAGTLKAVVLGYNSDIVNAQCRAKDDDPAWVSKYLKDLWLMDPDNWDGLVTEISVIDIDSDTLSEMKLADTNPYEVLGLLN
- a CDS encoding ATP-binding protein, which gives rise to MKYEDADILAFISGKSKPTQVPEKSASSDKNTGPEEISGNKNEQLEHTALEHKALEHKKPEHKEPEKDLLTETSVPDSLPDFEEFPVSSAEAPTEVDPHNSLNGDSRTRSTTASTTATSTLSDKDELAFELFDDYDSEPSRASPSLDEAFGIVTTGIEPLEITHSGATITGYIASARRSEIRLGTYVVVPYEGGEKLFARVGKLQYRQEFAVDDATEIHSRRMLNARANPVNEADYKFLACLDPLCILYRKKAESALTRRMADRIPRPNTPILPVTDRLEVQTGLNIPEEGVFLGHLSVGGELVKTHSEPETVAYYLRNDYLMGDPLIFRHMLVCGSTGTGKTFLSKNILRQFMTEDNRYRLRNSQDKARKNPCLVIMDPQDEYSQIFEDNETLTEEDKFGFESENVTYGRVRSTKAFVAKVEGQKYPGDKSRAEQVEFTIPFSLVEHNSWLIAAAGMSELQYIGLEVLLGDFFKSSVPHTYRNFINHIENEGTRSYYVDSNRIHESSYDGIVRRVSSRFFSKVFDRDATPITDLLDKIFKSGQISVFPTEYISSPRIRDLIVLTIMSLIVDNKLNTTGVDAIKETPIILALDEAHRYLSKANGEHARLIISRFADAARQGRKEALGLFLITQDPQDIDDTVIKQINTKLILNLNNDAAISSLKVPKEYERRVPYLKKGQMIIHSPDNSDIVEILGLSNCVVRHR
- the lpdD gene encoding prenylated flavin chaperone LpdD, yielding MFRTTRKAGRIEIILEAKKLGEDYLLTLTGGKEHAGAVAVGLFDEKSGRASSSVLTLPGHREEQLALDSARRISRATGKTSVVVAGIHADNISPEEIKEIVSAAGEMIGSFIASCEKSDMTARRSE
- a CDS encoding HD domain-containing protein — translated: MKVVLDPVHGYIELDEIVQELLATPQIQRLRRIMQLGFSNLVYPGANHNRFEHSLGTMHLATMLMKNLDSIEEDKKMEIRAAALLHDVGHGPFSHVTENIIDKYTRRRHDDVRDIVRKGEIKEALKKHGISPGNLAKHIKGETSLGQILSSEIDVDRMDYLVRDSHYTGVAFGVVDYNRLINQMHFYEDRLVIDYGGLKAAESLLVSRFWMNTSVYYHHVTRISEAMCSRAVEYMVENGELDPKRLRQMDDIDLVAAMRNSSGHGGELSKRLDARKLYKRALYTGLGEAGKGVLKYRDKIERAEKEIAELAGVDQECVLVDIPKTPEMLEMKAMIKTDHKIIPLKEASHFVSILQEAHMDNWRMGAYSPKEHCEAVGKAAKEYFNIKKATKQFKLSDLEKI
- the cofD gene encoding 2-phospho-L-lactate transferase, with the protein product MIILSGGTGTPKLLDGLKEILPPEELTVVVNTAEDLWVSGNLISPDLDTVLYLFSDQIDRKKWWGIEDDTFRTYERMHELGVEESMKLGDRDRATHIIRSNLIRGGSSLTEATVKLSSFFGIDANILPMSDDPVSTYIETLQGVMHFQDFWVGKHGNPDVLGVDIRGVSEASVAKKVLEALEKDDKVLIGPSNPITSIGPIISLPGMRELLKRKKVIAVSPIIGNAPVSGPAGKLMQACGLEVSSMGVAEYYQEFLDVFVFDERDRADEFAFERLGCQASRADTLMTSTEKSRELAEFIVGIFDTVS
- a CDS encoding UbiX family flavin prenyltransferase, which gives rise to MEIIVGISGASGVQYGIRLLEVMEEKGIETHLVLTEAAKQIIEIETDYLPLEVEKLATWNYSQKDFSAPIASGSYKTTGMVIAPCSMKTLGAVANGISDTLLTRAADVCLKEERKLVLMTRETPLNLIHLENMLKAKRAGASILPACPGFYSRPKTLEDLIDTMAGRALDLLGVENEIYRRWE